The DNA segment CGAACCTGGGAAAGCATCATGGCGCGGCCCAAATACATGGACCCCAACGCCGAGCCCACCGGCACAATAAAGGTGATGAGAAGAAACTCAATAAGGTGCGCCCAAGAGAAGCCGTTCATGGCCATATCCCCAATAAACAGTGCAAACGCCACCAGTGGGAAACCCACATAGATAGCTGGACTGTTCATATTTGCGCGGGTGACGGCGTCCTTGGCGCGGTTCATAGCGATACCAGTGTCCAGGAAGAACAACGCTCCAAAGATGGCGATAAGGCCCACCAGAACCTGCACAATAATGTTCATCGGTGCCCCCTGTTAATGACGCGCGATAACGCGATGGTGGAGACGGCCCCGAAGAGTCCGCCGATGAGTAGCACATCGAACACCACTTTGGAGCTATTGAGCACTCCAATGAAACCGACAATGCACAACATGCCATAGAAAAGCAGGTCGTTAATGGCGACGCGGCTCGCCCCATCCGGGCCCTTTATACCCCGGTAGAGGCCAAGCAGCATACCAACGATGATGATCGCAGAGGCAATCACGAGCATTATTGTCAGGATCATCATGCGGCAGTCACCTCCAGCCGGTGTGGTTCATAGGCTTTGCCGCGGCTGGCTCGCAGCACTTTATTCATCATGGTTTCCAGTTCATCCCGTACCGTATCCAGGTCTTCGGCATAGACCGAATGCACCAGTAGGAATCCGTCATCGCCAGAGACTGCCACACCATCCAAGGTCATGGTGAGGGTGGCAGAGCCGCGGTCGATAGCCAGCACTAGCGTGCCAGGCGTCAAGGTGATGGAGGTGGCGAACACTGTCACCTCCAAACTGTTCATGCGTTCCAAGGGAACACGCAGAATAGCGGGTGAAATTTTGGTGTTCGGGCGAAACATATCGAGTGCCATGCCGTCGGCATTAATGGCGACTTCCGCCAACAGCCAAGCACCATAGGCCAGCCAACGCCCCGCCGACGCGAAAAAGTCCACGAAGCGGCGACCGGCAGTGCGGGGCCGTTTGATGAGGTGCCAGACAGCTCGCACCAGTGTCATGGCGGCAGAGGTGAAGGAGGAACTTCTCTCTTCCCGCAGGTGAGTTTCCTCCGATTCGCGGTCGGTCAGGTCCTCGGCGTGTTCTTGTTGCTCCCACAATTCGGCTTCGGTGAGCTCGCGTGGGGGCGTGGCGTTCTGGGTCATGTCACTCATACGTGTAGCACCGCCCACATGTAATCCGAAATGTCGAGGAGGGAGAAGCCGGCCCGGGTGGTTTGATCCACCAGCCAGCCAGCCCCAAAGAAGGCCGCCAGGCTTAGCAGAAGAAGGAATGCACCGGGCAACAGTTGCTTCTTATTGATGACGAGGTCGTCCTCCACCGGCTGAAATTTCTCCGCCCCGATGGGCCGATACATGGCCATCTGTGGGCCCCAGAAGACACCCTTCCACAGGTACATCATGGAGAGTAGGGAACCGAGGGAGGAGATGATGATGACGGCGATGACGGTCCACCCCAGTGCCGCGCCGGCGGTTGCGGCGGACTGCGCAATACCCACCTTGGCCAGTACGCCGGAGAAGGGTGGGAAGCCCACCAAGCTCAACATACCGCCCGCCATAATGCCGGCGGCGAGGGGTTCGCGGCGCTGCAAACCATCGAGGCGATCGAAGCGGCCAGAACCATAGGTTTCTTCAATCGCCCCGGAGGTGAGGATAAGGGATCCCATAGTGAGCATGTGGTGGATGAGATAGAAGATGCCTGCACC comes from the Lawsonella clevelandensis genome and includes:
- a CDS encoding cation:proton antiporter: MNIIVQVLVGLIAIFGALFFLDTGIAMNRAKDAVTRANMNSPAIYVGFPLVAFALFIGDMAMNGFSWAHLIEFLLITFIVPVGSALGSMYLGRAMMLSQVRLDPRTVREDLRDVSPATRDEAAETCREETEKHHHHLEKYSEYEEYEEYDEEFDEESDGAEENTADENRR
- a CDS encoding Na+/H+ antiporter subunit E, coding for MSDMTQNATPPRELTEAELWEQQEHAEDLTDRESEETHLREERSSSFTSAAMTLVRAVWHLIKRPRTAGRRFVDFFASAGRWLAYGAWLLAEVAINADGMALDMFRPNTKISPAILRVPLERMNSLEVTVFATSITLTPGTLVLAIDRGSATLTMTLDGVAVSGDDGFLLVHSVYAEDLDTVRDELETMMNKVLRASRGKAYEPHRLEVTAA
- a CDS encoding monovalent cation/H+ antiporter complex subunit F, whose translation is MIASAIIIVGMLLGLYRGIKGPDGASRVAINDLLFYGMLCIVGFIGVLNSSKVVFDVLLIGGLFGAVSTIALSRVINRGHR